The Pseudomonas graminis region AGATCGTCTGCCTGGGCGCTGGCGCTGCAGCCATCTCCTGCATGAAGTTGCTGGTGAGCATGGGCGCGAAGATCGAAAACATCTTCATGATCGACCGCAACGGCGTGGTTCACGACGGGCGTACCGATCTGAACCAGTACAAGGCACAGTTCGCTCACTCCACCGACAAGCGCACGCTGGCCGATGCTCTGGAAGGTGCTGATGTGTTCGTCGGTCTGTCCGGTCCGAACCTGCTGAGCGCTGAAGGCCTGAAGTCGATGGCGGCCAATCCGATCGTGTTCGCTTGCTCGAATCCGGATCCGGAAATCTCGCCGGAACTGGCTCACGCCACCCGCAGCGACGTAATCATGGCGACCGGCCGTTCGGACTACCCGAACCAGGTCAACAACGTGCTGGGCTTCCCGTTCATCTTCCGTGGCGCACTGGACGTTCGCGCCAAGCGCATCAACGAAGAGATGAAGATCGCCGCGGCCAACGCTCTGCGCGAACTGGCCAAGCTGCCGGTGCCTCAGGAAGTCTGCGATGCCTACGGCGGCATCGCCCTGGAATTCGGGCGTGAGTACATCATTCCGAAACCACTGGACGTGCGCCTGCTGACTATCGTTTCCGATGCCGTTGCAAAGGCAGCCATCGAAAGCGGTGTTGCGACCCTGCCGTATCCAAAGCACTACCCGCTCAAGAGCGTGGATGACGTGTTCAACGGCTGATAACCGCAGCCACAAAAAACCCAGCCAAGTGCTGGGTTTTTTTTGAGCTGCAAGCTACAAGCTACAAGCTACAAGCAGTGCAAAGATCGCCGCTGCTCTTGCCTTTACTTGTAGCTTGCCGCTTCAAGCTCGGCGCTGCCTCACTAGAACAAATCGATCGGCGCTGATTCGTCCGCCGGCAGCGGGCTGCCTGGGGGAGGGCTGCCGCCGAGTTCGTTCACGCTAGGCGGCGTGTCTTCGCTCTTGAACAGCTCGAAGAACGCACCCGGCGTGCTCGGCGTGGCGGAGCGGCCGCTGACGGGGTCGATGCGCAGGCTGAGGATGCCGTCCGGTTCGGCTTGAACATGGGGCGGCTTGTCCTTCAGGGCGGCGCTCATGTACTTCATCCAGATTGGCAGCGCAACCGTGCCGCCGAACTCATGGCGACCCAGGCTTTCCGGTTGATCGAACCCGGTCCAGACCGTGGTCACATAATCCGCGTTGTAGCCCGTGAACCATGCGTCCTTCGATTCGTTGGTGGTACCGGTTTTGCCTGCGATATCCGGACGGTTCATCGCCAGAGCGCGGCGACCTGTGCCGCGTTTGATCACGTCCTGCAGCATGCTGTTGAGGATGTAGACCGTGCGACCGTCAACAATCCGTTCCGCAACGACAGGTGCTGGCGCTGCGCCCGAAGCATCCAGCGCGTTCGGCACGACGTTGGCGGTCAACGGCGGGGTTTCTGGCGCAGCGTACGTCGATGCGCTACTGATGGCCGCTTCGCTGACCGCTTTCGGGTTAGGGTCGTTGGCGGGCACTGTCGGCGGATTGGCGACGAACAGGGTTTTGCCTTCACGGTCCTCAATCTTCTGGATGAGGTACGGGCTGATCTTGTAACCGCCGTTGGCAAACGCACTCCAGCCGCCGACGATTTCCATCGGTGTCAGGGTTGCGGTGCCCAGTGCTAGAGACAGGTTGGGCGGCAAATCCTGCTTGTTGAAGCCAAAGCGGGTGATGTAGTTGATCGCGGTGCTCACGCCCAGGCTTTGCAGCAGGCGGATCGACACGAGGTTGCGTGACTTGTACAGCGCCTCGCGCAGCCGAATCGGACCCAGGAAGGTGCCCGTGTCGTTCTTTGGCCGCCAGACTTTGTCGATGGCCTCGTCGACGAACACGATCGGCGCATCGTTGACCAGGCTGGCGGCGGTGTAGCCGTTGTCCAGCGCTGCCGAATAGAGGAACGGCTTGAAGCTGGAGCCCGGCTGACGTTTGGCCTGCATCGCGCGGTTGTAGTTGCTTTGCTCAAACGCGAAGCCGCCGACCAGCGCACGAATCGCGCCGTTCTGCGGATCCAGCGAAACCAGCGCGCTCTGCGCCACGGGAAGCTGGCTGAACTTGAGCGAGTTGTCCGGCTGACGCTGCAGGCGCACCAGATCACCGACATGGGCGACATCGCCGGGCTGCTTGGGATTGGCGCCGACGCTGTTGGTGTTCAGGAACGCCTTGGCCCACTTCATGCTGTCCCAGGCGACGGTTTCTTCGTTCTCGCCGTTGCGGGTCAGGACGCGGATGCCGGTCTTGTCGACCTGAGTGACGATGGCTGGCTCCAGACCGCTGATCGGACGCTGTTTGCTCAGCTCCTGCACCCAGCCCTCGCGGGTCAGGCCGGGGAACCGGCTCTCAGGTCCACGATAGCCATGGCGCTGGTCGTATTCGATCAGGCCGTCCTGCACCGCCTTGTTGGCGTCTTCCTGCAAGCCGCTCGGCACGGTAGTGGTGACGCGGAAGCCTTCTGTGTAGGCTGCGCTGCCATAACGACCCACCATTTCGGCGCGCGCCATTTCAGCGATATACGGCGCATTCACTTCAGGACTTTGAACGTGATAGCTGGCGTTGATCGGCTCGACAAGCGCGGTCTGGTAGGTGTTCTGGTCGATTTTCCCCAGTTTGAACATGCGGCCCAGAATCCAGTCGCGGCGCTCTTTG contains the following coding sequences:
- a CDS encoding malic enzyme-like NAD(P)-binding protein yields the protein MSDLKTAALEYHAHPRPGKLSVELTKATATARDLSLAYSPGVAEPVREIGRDPELAYKYTGKGNLVAVISDGTAILGLGNLGPLASKPVMEGKGVLFKRFAGIDVFDIEVDSESPQAFIDTVRRISITFGGINLEDIKAPECFEIEKALIEQCDIPVFHDDQHGTAIVTAAGMINALEIAGKTLEAAKIVCLGAGAAAISCMKLLVSMGAKIENIFMIDRNGVVHDGRTDLNQYKAQFAHSTDKRTLADALEGADVFVGLSGPNLLSAEGLKSMAANPIVFACSNPDPEISPELAHATRSDVIMATGRSDYPNQVNNVLGFPFIFRGALDVRAKRINEEMKIAAANALRELAKLPVPQEVCDAYGGIALEFGREYIIPKPLDVRLLTIVSDAVAKAAIESGVATLPYPKHYPLKSVDDVFNG
- a CDS encoding penicillin-binding protein 1A, giving the protein MRLLKFVWWSIVAVVCGLLLGLSGAFLYLAPNLPSVDALRNIQLQIPLRVFSSDGKLIAEFGEMRRSPIRFADIPPNFIHALLSAEDDNFENHYGVDPSSLMRAASQLVKSGHIQSGGSTITMQVAKNYFLTSERSFSRKTTEILLALQIERQLTKDEILELYVNKIYLGNRAYGIEAAAQVYYGKSIRDLSVAQMAMIAGLPKAPSRFNPLANPVRAKERRDWILGRMFKLGKIDQNTYQTALVEPINASYHVQSPEVNAPYIAEMARAEMVGRYGSAAYTEGFRVTTTVPSGLQEDANKAVQDGLIEYDQRHGYRGPESRFPGLTREGWVQELSKQRPISGLEPAIVTQVDKTGIRVLTRNGENEETVAWDSMKWAKAFLNTNSVGANPKQPGDVAHVGDLVRLQRQPDNSLKFSQLPVAQSALVSLDPQNGAIRALVGGFAFEQSNYNRAMQAKRQPGSSFKPFLYSAALDNGYTAASLVNDAPIVFVDEAIDKVWRPKNDTGTFLGPIRLREALYKSRNLVSIRLLQSLGVSTAINYITRFGFNKQDLPPNLSLALGTATLTPMEIVGGWSAFANGGYKISPYLIQKIEDREGKTLFVANPPTVPANDPNPKAVSEAAISSASTYAAPETPPLTANVVPNALDASGAAPAPVVAERIVDGRTVYILNSMLQDVIKRGTGRRALAMNRPDIAGKTGTTNESKDAWFTGYNADYVTTVWTGFDQPESLGRHEFGGTVALPIWMKYMSAALKDKPPHVQAEPDGILSLRIDPVSGRSATPSTPGAFFELFKSEDTPPSVNELGGSPPPGSPLPADESAPIDLF